Below is a genomic region from Pseudarthrobacter sulfonivorans.
AACATCGATTCGTACCAGCGGCATTTTTCATCTCCCTGAAGTTTGTCCTGACATACTAACAAACTTCCGAGAGGATCGGCAAGGAAAATCCCAGGTAGCCCTTCCGCCCCGGCGAGGCCGGGGGTATGGTTAAACAACCATATAGTTGATCAATGATTTAGTTGATTAATGATCCAGAAAGGACTGCACCACGATGAACCCCGACGACGGCACCCTGGACTCGGCCTTTATGGCCCTGGCCGACCCCGTCCGGCGGCGGATCATTGCCCGGCTCAGCCGCGGGCAGGCCACAGTTAACGAATTGGCGGAACCCTTCGCGATCACCAAACAGGCGGTCTCGAAGCACATCCAGGTCCTCGAGCAGGCAGGGCTCGTCACCCGCAGCAGGGATGCCCAGCGCCGGCCCGTCCACCTGAATCCCGCACGGCTGGAGGCTCTCACAGCGTGGATCGACCAGTACCGGCTGGTCCGCGAAGAGCAGTTCCGCAGCCTGGACGCCGTGCTCAGATCCAATGCCGCGAACGGCGGCAACCACCTAAAGGAATCATCATGAGCAATCCACTGAACCTCACCATTCCTGAAGGACTCCCCTTCATCGACTACGACCGCGAATTCGACTTCCCGGTGGCGGACGTCTTCCGCGCGCACAAGGACCCGGACCTCATCGTCCAGTGGCTCGGCCCGCGTGGCATGAAGATGGAAATCAACCACTTCGATTTCCGGACCGGCGGCAGCTACAGCTACCTGCACACCGGGCCAGACGGCGTCGCCTACGAATTCAGCGGCGTCTATCACACCGTCCGCGAGAACGAATTCGCCATCCAGACCTTCGAATTCGGCGGCTACCCCGACGTGGTCAGCATCGAGTTCCTCACCTTCGAGGATCTCGGCGACGGCCGGTCCCGCGTCCGGGGCCACTCCGTCTACCCCACCCAGGAGGCCCGCGACGGCATGGCGCAGTCCGGCATGGAGGGCGGCATGTCCGAGGGCTACGAGCGGCTCGACGAACTGCTCAGCGGCGCCAAGGTCTAGAACAGCCTTAAACAAGTACGACGGCGGCCGGTTACCTTTCCCGGAGAAGGTAACCGGCCGCCGTCGTACTGGTGGTCGAGCCCGTCGAGACCCGTCGCTGCGCCGGTGGTCGAGCCTGTCGAGACCCGAGCGTGGACTTTCCTAGCCGTTGAACTCCGCCGGGTGCGGACCGGTGCGGCCGTCGCGCTCCAGGCCGTCGATGACAGAGAGTTCGTCGGCCGTCAGGTCGAGGCCGAACACGTCCAGGTTCTCCCGGATCCGCTGCGGGGTGACGGACTTGGGGATGATGATCCGGCCCCGCTGCAGGTGCCAGCGCAGAATGGCCTGCGCGGGACTCACACCATGCCGTGCCGCGATGTCCACCACGGCCGGATCCGCCAGCACGGCACCCTGCGCGAGCGGGCTCCAAGCCTCCGTGGCGATCCCGTGTGCGGCATTGAAGTCTGCAATGTCCCGCTGCTGCAGGGCCGGGTGCAGTTCAATCTGATTGATGGCCGGGACCGTGCCGCCCAGATCGATGACCTTCTGCAGGTGCTCGGGGAGGAAGTTGGAGACGCCGATGGCCCTGGCCTTTCCGCTGGCCAGCAGGTGCTCCAGCGCCCGCCAGGACTCGAGGTACAAGCCGGTTGCCGGCGCCGGCCAGTGGATGAGGTAGAGGTCCAGGTAGTCCAGTCCCAGCTTGTCCAGGCTGGCATCGAACGCGGCCAGCGTGGCGTCGTAGCCGAGGTCGGCCACCCACAGTTTGGACGTAATGAACAGCTCTTCGCGGTCGATGCCGGACTCGGCGATGGCACGTCCGGTACCCGCCTCATTGCCGTAGATGGCGGCGGTGTCGATGCTCCGGTAGCCGGCTGCAAGGGCGTGGCTGACCGCGGCGGTGGTGTCGCCGTCGGACACCTGGAAGACGCCGAACCCCAGCTGCGGCATCCGCACGCCGTTGTTGAGGGTGATCTCGGGGATGGACGTGGTGATGGGGGTGGAAGTCATGGCTTCTCCTGTTGCGGGTTGAAGTGGGTATTGAAGGCTAGTGAAGGACGGCTACGGGTTCGGCGGCCACTCGTCCGTCGGCGTCGGCGGATGCCTGCCGGACGGCCCGCTTGGCTCCGGCGGCGGCGATGATCATCACCACGAGCCCCAGCAGGGTGATGCCGGCGCCGGCCCAGATGGGCGAGGTGTAGCCGAGTCCGGCGGTGATGGTCACTCCCCCGAGCCAGGCGCCGAGGGCGTTGCCCACGTTGAAGGCACCGATGTTGGCGCCGGAGGCGAGGGTCGGGGCGCTGGAGGCGTACTTCATCACGCGCATCTGCAGTCCCGGCACGGTGGCGAAGCCGAAGCCGCCCATCAGGACGATGGAGGCAACGGTGAGCACCTGGTTGCCGGCGGTCAGGGCAAAGCCGACGAGCACCACCACCAGCACGGAGAGCACCACAACGAGCGTGCGGTCCACGTTGCGATCCGCCGCCTTGCCGCCGATGGTGTTGCCGATAAAGAGGCCTACACCGAAGACGATCAGCAGCCACGGGACGGTGGAGGCCGCGAAGCCGGAGACCTCGGTGAGCGTGAAGGCGATGTAGGTGAAGGCGCCGAACATCCCGCCGTAGCCGAGGATGGTGACCAGGATGGAGAGCCACACCTGGCCGGAGCGGAAGGCGCGCAGTTCGCTGCGCAGGGTTCCGGGCGTGGTGTCGCCATGGCCGGTCTTCGGAACGAGCGCCAGGATTCCCGCCAGGGCGATGACTCCGATAACGGTGATGGCCCAGAACGTCGAGCGCCAGCCTGCGGCCTGCCCCAGCATGGTGCCGAACGGCACGCCCAGGACGTTGGCTGCGGTGAGCCCGGTGAACATGATGGCGATGGCGCCGGCCTTTTTGGTGGGGGCAACCATGTCCGCGGCCACCACGGCTCCGATCCCGAAGAAGGCACCGTGCGCCAGGGCGGCGATGATCCGGCCGACCATCATCATCCCGTAATCGGGAGCGATGGCGGAGACCAGGTTGCCGGCGATGAACAGCACCAGCAGGACGGCGAGGACGGGCTTGCGTTCGAAGCGGGTCACCGCCGCCGTCAGCACCAATGCGCCGACCACGACGGCGAGGGCGTAGCCGGAGATCAGCCAGCCTGCCGTGGCCTCGCTGACCTGGAAGTCGGCGGCAACCTCGGGCAGCAGGCCCATGATCACGAACTCGGTGAGTCCGATGCCGAACCCGCCGAGGGCGAGGGCTATCAGGCCAATGGGCATGGGGATGCTCCTTTGAAAACTGTACGGAATGAGATAGGACGCGTAAGCTAGTAGTTGCAGACGCGTTATTTATTGTTGCACAAGCAGATACACCGCGCAAGCAACTATTATCGATTGTGCTCCGCCTCACGCCGCCAGGCGTCCGGAGCACCCGCGAGAGGAAAGACAGATGGGCATCAAGGACGACGCCGTGGAGGTCCGGGCACAGGGTTGGCGCACGCTCGCGGCGCTGCACGGCCTGATCGAGGGGGAGCTGGAACGCTCCCTCCAGGCCGAATCACAGCTTTCAGTGGTGGAGTACACCGTGCTGGACGCGCTCAGCCGGCAGGACGGCTGGCACATGCGCATGCAGCAGCTCGCCCGCGCCACCGCGCTCAGCGCCAGCGCCACCACCCGCCTGGTCAACAGGCTTGAGGACCGCGCCCTGCTGACCCGCATCCTCTGCGCGGACGACCGCCGCGGCATCTACACCGAGCTCACGCCCAGCGGCATCGCACTGCTGGAGGAAACCCGGCCCGTCCATGACGCCACGCTGGAGCGCGCGCTGGCGGAGGCCCAGGAGATTCCCGAGCTGGCCGCGCTGGTGGACGCACTCCCCCGGCTCCACGCGAACGCCTAGCCACAGCCCATCCAGGGGGTGGCTACAAGTACGACGACGGACGGTCACCTTCCCGGGGAAGGTGACCGTCCGTCGTCGGACAGCTCACAAAACCGCCTTGGCTAAAGGGCTGCGGCGTCCCCCGCAATGATGGCTGCCAGCTCCGGCGGCAAACCCTTGCCGGCGGAGGCGCTGGCATAGGCGGCCACATCCTGCCAGCGATCACGGTCCACGTTCTTCATCAAGTGGTCCCGCACGTTACTGTCGACGCCGTCAGTGACCAGCAGTGTATACAGCCCGGCCTTGCTCGCCTGCACGGTGAACGTCAGGGATGCCGTGGCCTCGCCGCCGGGGCCCGTGGCCTTGGCAGTCAGGGTGTGCTCCCCCAGGGCCAGGCTGGTGACCCTTTTCTGGTCGCCCTCAGCAATGGGCTGGCCGTCCAGCTGGATGGACACGTGGTCCGCATTCGAGGTTTCGACGGCGGGAGCCACAGTGTCCGCGCGGCCAAGCACGCCGCCGTCCAGGTTCCCGGCGAAGCGTACGGTGGGCGCGGCCGGTGTGGGTGCTGTGCCAATAGCGCTTTGGAAGCCCACCAGGGCCCCGGCCCGGTTGGTGATGATGCCGTCAACGCCGGCGTCGGTCATGTCCTTCCACTGCCGGGGATTGTCCACGGTGTAAGGCATCACGGCGATGCCCGCATCGTGGAGTTCCTTGATAGCCGCCGGACGGGCAGCAAGCGCGGACCAGCTGGGGTTGTAAGTCACGGCTCCGAACTGCTTGGCCGCCGCCGCAACGTCCGTGTCCAAGGCGCCGCGGAGCAGTCCCAGCCGCAG
It encodes:
- a CDS encoding ArsR/SmtB family transcription factor, translating into MNPDDGTLDSAFMALADPVRRRIIARLSRGQATVNELAEPFAITKQAVSKHIQVLEQAGLVTRSRDAQRRPVHLNPARLEALTAWIDQYRLVREEQFRSLDAVLRSNAANGGNHLKESS
- a CDS encoding SRPBCC family protein; its protein translation is MSNPLNLTIPEGLPFIDYDREFDFPVADVFRAHKDPDLIVQWLGPRGMKMEINHFDFRTGGSYSYLHTGPDGVAYEFSGVYHTVRENEFAIQTFEFGGYPDVVSIEFLTFEDLGDGRSRVRGHSVYPTQEARDGMAQSGMEGGMSEGYERLDELLSGAKV
- a CDS encoding aldo/keto reductase, translating into MTSTPITTSIPEITLNNGVRMPQLGFGVFQVSDGDTTAAVSHALAAGYRSIDTAAIYGNEAGTGRAIAESGIDREELFITSKLWVADLGYDATLAAFDASLDKLGLDYLDLYLIHWPAPATGLYLESWRALEHLLASGKARAIGVSNFLPEHLQKVIDLGGTVPAINQIELHPALQQRDIADFNAAHGIATEAWSPLAQGAVLADPAVVDIAARHGVSPAQAILRWHLQRGRIIIPKSVTPQRIRENLDVFGLDLTADELSVIDGLERDGRTGPHPAEFNG
- a CDS encoding MFS transporter, with the translated sequence MPIGLIALALGGFGIGLTEFVIMGLLPEVAADFQVSEATAGWLISGYALAVVVGALVLTAAVTRFERKPVLAVLLVLFIAGNLVSAIAPDYGMMMVGRIIAALAHGAFFGIGAVVAADMVAPTKKAGAIAIMFTGLTAANVLGVPFGTMLGQAAGWRSTFWAITVIGVIALAGILALVPKTGHGDTTPGTLRSELRAFRSGQVWLSILVTILGYGGMFGAFTYIAFTLTEVSGFAASTVPWLLIVFGVGLFIGNTIGGKAADRNVDRTLVVVLSVLVVVLVGFALTAGNQVLTVASIVLMGGFGFATVPGLQMRVMKYASSAPTLASGANIGAFNVGNALGAWLGGVTITAGLGYTSPIWAGAGITLLGLVVMIIAAAGAKRAVRQASADADGRVAAEPVAVLH
- a CDS encoding MarR family winged helix-turn-helix transcriptional regulator, with amino-acid sequence MGIKDDAVEVRAQGWRTLAALHGLIEGELERSLQAESQLSVVEYTVLDALSRQDGWHMRMQQLARATALSASATTRLVNRLEDRALLTRILCADDRRGIYTELTPSGIALLEETRPVHDATLERALAEAQEIPELAALVDALPRLHANA